A genomic region of Synechococcus sp. NOUM97013 contains the following coding sequences:
- the rpmB gene encoding 50S ribosomal protein L28, whose product MSRVCQLTGTRANNGMAVSHSHIRTKKLQQANLQQRRLWWAEGNRWVNLRITTRALKTIQKKGLGAYAKSLGINLAKI is encoded by the coding sequence ATGTCTCGGGTGTGTCAACTCACCGGTACGCGTGCCAACAACGGAATGGCGGTGAGCCACTCCCATATCCGCACCAAAAAACTGCAGCAGGCCAATCTGCAGCAGCGTCGTCTTTGGTGGGCTGAGGGGAACCGTTGGGTGAACCTGCGGATCACCACTCGCGCGCTCAAGACCATCCAAAAGAAGGGTCTGGGTGCCTACGCCAAGTCCCTTGGCATCAATCTCGCCAAGATCTGA
- a CDS encoding peroxiredoxin, with protein MPRITVNRREFLGISLAGALTWFWKPQTARALGGKLPELGVAAPDFNLPGTIGGTTTPNLSLDSWRGQWLVLYFYPRDFTSGCTIEAHGFQDALADFKGRNCEIAAISADSVDDHESFCTSEGLGFTLLSDPDGVVSRDYGSWMAPYSLRHTFLIDPEGLLRARWTGVRPVGHAQEVLSTLIAEQNS; from the coding sequence ATGCCCCGGATCACAGTGAATCGTCGAGAGTTTCTTGGGATCTCACTAGCCGGGGCTTTGACTTGGTTCTGGAAGCCTCAAACTGCCAGAGCATTGGGCGGCAAACTCCCTGAGCTTGGGGTTGCCGCACCAGATTTCAATCTCCCTGGAACCATCGGCGGAACCACCACACCGAATCTTTCATTGGATTCGTGGAGGGGTCAATGGTTGGTGCTTTATTTCTACCCAAGAGATTTCACCTCAGGATGCACCATTGAAGCCCACGGTTTTCAGGATGCATTGGCTGACTTCAAAGGTCGCAACTGCGAAATTGCTGCCATCAGCGCAGACAGTGTTGATGACCATGAATCCTTCTGCACCAGTGAGGGGCTTGGTTTCACGCTTCTATCAGACCCTGACGGTGTTGTGAGTCGCGACTATGGATCGTGGATGGCTCCCTATTCGCTGCGCCATACCTTCCTGATTGATCCTGAAGGTCTTCTGCGAGCCCGTTGGACCGGTGTCAGACCCGTCGGGCATGCCCAGGAAGTGCTCAGCACATTGATCGCCGAGCAGAACAGCTGA
- the ggpS gene encoding glucosylglycerol-phosphate synthase produces MDEREGGSHFIILYHRTPFDEARDDSGARVWRDQKSPNGIIPTLRNLFRDQKYGTWIAWRQVEDLNGAEDERIAMRDPADFTLRRIPLEQEQISSFYHVTSKESFWPILHTFPNYFDINNANWSIFEEVNQRFADAACAEAAPGATVWIHDYNLWLAPGYIRDKRKDLKIAFFHHTPFPASDVFSILPWRKQIVESLLSCDVVGFHIPRYTENFARAANCLLGVEKGPKTPVNLRFLGCGSALTEPSETPWLNYRGRKVKLLSSPVGTSPDVIQSLAKDSHVCDLAERIDEDTKKGRKLILSASRVDYTKGNEELLLAYERLLERRPELHGKVVLMLACVAAASGMKIYEDTQRLIEETIGRINGRFSQIDWVPIRFSTRRIPYEEMVAWFSQADICWITPLRDGLNLVAKEYAATRKGRDGVLVLSEFTGASVVLDGAVLTNPNSHKQMDNAIDAAIDMPNSEQLERMARMSSAVETFTVSDWAAEQMHSLETPD; encoded by the coding sequence ATGGATGAGAGAGAAGGCGGAAGTCACTTCATTATTCTCTACCATCGCACTCCATTTGACGAAGCACGCGATGATTCCGGCGCCAGAGTCTGGAGAGACCAGAAAAGTCCTAATGGCATTATTCCGACACTAAGAAATCTCTTCAGAGATCAAAAATACGGGACCTGGATTGCCTGGCGGCAGGTTGAAGATTTAAACGGTGCGGAAGATGAGCGCATTGCCATGCGCGATCCAGCAGACTTCACGCTGAGACGAATTCCTCTCGAACAAGAGCAGATTTCAAGCTTTTACCATGTCACTTCCAAGGAATCTTTTTGGCCCATTCTTCATACGTTTCCAAATTATTTCGATATCAACAATGCTAATTGGAGCATCTTTGAGGAAGTGAATCAGCGCTTTGCTGATGCAGCCTGTGCTGAAGCAGCTCCTGGAGCAACGGTCTGGATCCATGATTACAACCTATGGCTAGCACCGGGGTACATCCGAGATAAGCGCAAAGATCTGAAGATTGCTTTTTTCCATCACACCCCATTCCCAGCCAGTGATGTTTTTTCAATCTTGCCTTGGCGAAAACAAATCGTCGAAAGTCTTCTGAGTTGTGATGTCGTCGGATTTCATATCCCTCGATATACAGAGAATTTTGCGCGAGCGGCGAACTGCCTTCTCGGTGTTGAGAAAGGTCCAAAAACACCTGTCAACTTGCGATTCCTGGGATGCGGCTCCGCATTGACGGAACCTTCGGAAACACCATGGTTGAACTACCGGGGTCGCAAGGTGAAATTGCTTTCATCGCCCGTTGGTACATCACCCGATGTGATTCAGTCTCTTGCCAAAGACTCCCACGTCTGCGATCTTGCCGAACGCATTGATGAAGACACCAAGAAAGGGCGCAAACTCATTCTTTCGGCAAGCCGTGTCGACTACACCAAAGGAAACGAAGAGCTGTTGTTGGCCTACGAACGCTTATTAGAACGCAGGCCAGAACTGCACGGCAAAGTGGTGTTGATGCTTGCCTGCGTCGCTGCAGCATCAGGGATGAAAATCTACGAGGACACCCAACGGTTGATTGAAGAAACAATCGGACGAATCAATGGGCGATTTAGCCAGATTGATTGGGTGCCAATTCGTTTTTCAACACGCAGGATTCCCTATGAAGAGATGGTGGCGTGGTTCTCCCAGGCTGACATCTGTTGGATCACCCCCCTGAGAGATGGACTCAATCTGGTCGCCAAAGAATATGCGGCCACGAGGAAAGGTCGAGATGGTGTGCTTGTTCTGTCTGAATTTACCGGTGCCTCTGTGGTTCTGGATGGTGCCGTTCTTACCAATCCCAACTCCCACAAGCAGATGGACAATGCCATCGATGCCGCGATCGACATGCCCAATTCAGAACAACTGGAGAGAATGGCGCGCATGAGTTCCGCAGTGGAAACATTCACGGTGTCGGACTGGGCTGCAGAACAGATGCATTCACTGGAAACTCCGGATTGA
- a CDS encoding ABC transporter substrate-binding protein — protein MRRTSSRLILVIVSLVASTLLGVSTLARQSETVSILMPAPFADATAELVRSFNQEHKGRIHLNVIRGPLETESISDLAISSLLLGDTPFDGLLMDVTWVAKYAKAGWLAPLDAYFTEQDFASLAPGASEGNHAEGALQRWPLTSDLGLLYWRTDLMEEPPRTPQELETISRRLQTSGQVPFGYVWQGRQYEGLSCVFLEVIDGFGGEWYEPQTGAIGLDEPAGTAAATWLQDLIAKGISPRAVTNYAESESLQSFKSGESAFMRNWPYAWAELQKDDSPVKGKVGITTMVAESNQRPAATIGSWGLSLLQGSDHPQSTIEAIKYLTNEQSQRYLFTNFGYTPTQAALFKDPQLTNAYPSLVAIGEALPYARPRPQTPLYAQMSDVLQRNLSSTLTGVTPPPAAMKQAQDTTEQVLIAAGATP, from the coding sequence ATGAGACGCACGAGCAGCCGGTTAATCCTGGTGATTGTCAGCCTCGTTGCTTCAACGCTGCTCGGTGTTTCAACCCTCGCGCGTCAATCCGAAACTGTTTCGATCCTGATGCCGGCTCCCTTTGCCGACGCCACCGCTGAACTTGTTCGTTCTTTCAATCAAGAACACAAGGGGCGCATTCATCTGAATGTCATCCGTGGCCCACTCGAAACGGAATCCATCTCCGATCTCGCAATCAGCAGTTTGTTGCTGGGCGACACGCCTTTTGATGGGCTCTTGATGGACGTCACTTGGGTCGCGAAATACGCCAAGGCGGGTTGGTTGGCTCCACTGGATGCCTACTTCACTGAACAAGACTTCGCCTCTCTGGCCCCTGGAGCCAGTGAAGGCAATCATGCAGAAGGAGCGCTCCAACGCTGGCCGCTCACCTCAGATCTGGGCTTGCTGTATTGGCGCACAGATCTGATGGAAGAACCACCACGCACCCCACAAGAACTCGAAACCATCAGCAGAAGGCTGCAAACCAGTGGTCAAGTGCCTTTTGGCTATGTGTGGCAAGGGCGTCAATACGAAGGGCTGAGCTGTGTGTTTCTGGAAGTGATTGATGGATTCGGTGGAGAGTGGTACGAACCCCAAACTGGTGCCATCGGTCTCGATGAACCAGCAGGCACTGCTGCTGCAACATGGTTGCAGGATCTGATCGCGAAAGGCATCAGCCCGAGAGCCGTCACCAATTACGCCGAATCGGAATCCCTGCAGAGCTTCAAATCTGGTGAGTCAGCCTTCATGCGCAACTGGCCTTACGCCTGGGCTGAACTACAAAAGGATGACAGCCCTGTTAAAGGGAAGGTTGGCATCACCACCATGGTGGCCGAATCCAATCAACGTCCAGCGGCAACGATCGGAAGCTGGGGTTTAAGCCTTCTCCAAGGTTCAGACCATCCTCAATCCACCATCGAGGCCATTAAATATCTGACCAACGAACAATCACAGCGATATCTGTTCACCAATTTTGGATACACACCCACGCAGGCTGCCTTATTCAAGGACCCACAACTCACCAACGCCTATCCATCCTTGGTCGCCATCGGTGAAGCGTTGCCCTACGCCCGCCCCAGACCGCAAACACCGCTGTATGCCCAGATGAGTGACGTGCTGCAACGGAATCTCAGCAGCACCCTCACCGGAGTGACGCCGCCGCCTGCCGCGATGAAACAAGCCCAGGACACCACAGAGCAAGTGCTGATCGCTGCGGGAGCCACGCCGTGA
- a CDS encoding carbohydrate ABC transporter permease, translating into MTTLLLLLLPSLLFLAGVFALPLVRYLWLSFHADSVMTGLVAIPNNGANWQRFFNDLRYWQDLGQTLRFAVASVTLELLLGLAIALMLNQPQRGRALIRTTSLIPWALPTTVMALGWRWIFNTPYGPVNRMFERAFGHSLNALGEPSLAWITTVYADVWKTTPFVALILLAGLQTIPSDLYEAARLEGAGAWTCLKRITLPLLLPYLGLALMFRLAQAFGVFDLIQVMTGGGPASSTESIALYAYWNALRFLDFGYSATIMIGSFIILTLLVAIAWMVIATARRRTAMGAPS; encoded by the coding sequence ATGACCACGCTTCTGCTGCTGCTTTTGCCTTCGTTGCTCTTCCTGGCAGGTGTCTTTGCACTCCCTCTAGTTCGATACCTGTGGTTGAGTTTTCACGCTGATTCGGTCATGACCGGTTTGGTGGCGATCCCCAACAATGGTGCCAACTGGCAACGGTTTTTTAATGACCTTCGCTATTGGCAGGACCTTGGTCAAACCCTTCGTTTCGCTGTGGCATCGGTCACGCTCGAACTACTGCTCGGATTGGCCATCGCGTTGATGCTCAACCAGCCACAGCGTGGCCGAGCCTTGATCCGAACCACATCACTGATTCCCTGGGCGCTCCCCACAACTGTGATGGCGTTGGGCTGGCGTTGGATCTTCAACACACCCTATGGCCCGGTCAATCGAATGTTTGAGAGAGCTTTTGGACATTCACTCAATGCCCTGGGTGAACCATCACTGGCCTGGATCACCACGGTGTACGCCGACGTCTGGAAAACAACCCCTTTCGTTGCACTGATTCTGTTGGCAGGGCTCCAGACCATTCCATCCGATCTTTATGAAGCCGCCCGACTAGAGGGTGCGGGAGCTTGGACCTGCCTGAAACGGATCACGCTTCCCTTGCTGCTTCCCTATCTCGGACTCGCGTTGATGTTTCGTTTGGCACAGGCCTTCGGAGTGTTTGATTTGATTCAGGTGATGACCGGAGGTGGACCGGCCAGCAGCACCGAAAGCATCGCCCTCTATGCCTATTGGAATGCTCTGCGGTTCCTCGATTTCGGATATAGCGCAACGATCATGATCGGCAGCTTCATCATTCTCACGCTATTAGTGGCCATTGCCTGGATGGTGATCGCAACAGCAAGACGCCGAACAGCTATGGGGGCACCATCATGA
- a CDS encoding carbohydrate ABC transporter permease: protein MKMNRSIILLLIIWSLAPLVWQVYTSFCTDQALVMPFAENAQRWTLAHYQSVLNSDPPFLKYLFNSLFAGVLSTLLTLILALPASYSLSKLNQKTATLIKGMLIGCALFPYVLLFLALLEVARFFQLGNSLIALAIPYAALSQPLAVLLLTNAFADLPTELEDAARVEGLSLLQRFRWILLPLIAPAIASTSILVFLFSWNEYPIALTWISDSSKLTLPVAMARIAGSSIHSVPYGPYAAATVLGSIPLILLVMAFQKPIVSGLTSGAVKG from the coding sequence ATGAAAATGAATCGATCCATAATCCTGCTGCTCATCATCTGGTCTCTGGCACCACTGGTTTGGCAGGTGTACACATCCTTCTGCACCGATCAAGCCCTAGTGATGCCATTCGCCGAAAACGCACAACGATGGACGCTGGCTCACTACCAAAGTGTGCTGAACAGTGACCCACCCTTCCTGAAATATCTATTCAACAGTCTGTTCGCAGGAGTGCTCTCCACATTGCTGACATTGATCCTGGCATTACCAGCCAGTTATAGCCTGAGTAAACTCAATCAAAAAACAGCCACATTGATTAAAGGGATGCTAATTGGCTGTGCTTTGTTCCCTTATGTATTGCTTTTCCTGGCCTTATTGGAAGTTGCTCGGTTCTTTCAACTGGGTAATAGCCTGATTGCACTGGCCATTCCCTATGCCGCTTTGTCGCAACCCTTGGCTGTTTTGCTTCTGACCAATGCCTTCGCTGACTTACCCACAGAGCTTGAAGATGCAGCCAGAGTGGAAGGATTGTCGTTACTGCAAAGATTCCGCTGGATTCTTCTGCCATTGATTGCTCCGGCGATTGCCAGCACATCCATTCTTGTATTTCTGTTTTCATGGAATGAATACCCCATTGCCCTCACCTGGATCAGTGACTCCAGCAAATTGACCCTGCCGGTAGCGATGGCGAGGATTGCGGGGTCTTCCATTCATTCGGTGCCATACGGTCCCTATGCAGCCGCTACAGTGCTTGGTTCAATCCCCTTAATTCTGCTGGTGATGGCATTTCAAAAGCCCATCGTTTCAGGTTTGACCAGTGGAGCCGTCAAGGGATGA
- a CDS encoding ABC transporter ATP-binding protein: MTLNLQNVGRCIANQWIVRHLSFQIGNDECLALVGPSGCGKSTTLRLIAGLDPVSEGSIGIGGRDVTQLTPAERSIGMVFQSYALLPHLSVFENLELGLKIRNVQPRDRSIKIQRVLDLVQLSDRASHRPAQLSGGQRQRVALARALIRDPEIYLLDEPMSNLDAQLREDIRPELRRLVLEQQKPTIYVTHDQHEAMAMAQKIAVLNQGKIEQIDTPYTLYTNPSTLFVARFIGRPQINCLRPQHGRIRAIRPENVRFSSSGLRCKVQSREWLGNSQLLFLESEEGILRMLTQPDASVPDSGQITWDQSDVLHFDATSGARFASSNPSKGS; this comes from the coding sequence ATGACGCTTAACCTCCAAAACGTTGGACGATGCATCGCCAATCAATGGATTGTCAGACATCTTTCCTTTCAGATCGGCAACGATGAATGCTTGGCCCTTGTCGGGCCTAGCGGATGCGGAAAAAGCACAACGTTGCGCTTGATTGCCGGCCTTGATCCTGTCAGTGAAGGCTCGATTGGGATCGGAGGACGTGATGTGACACAGCTCACACCTGCTGAACGAAGCATTGGCATGGTGTTCCAGAGCTATGCGTTGCTCCCGCATTTATCCGTTTTTGAAAACCTTGAACTGGGGCTGAAGATCCGCAACGTCCAACCCAGAGATCGATCGATCAAGATCCAAAGAGTTCTCGATCTCGTGCAACTCTCTGATCGAGCGTCCCATCGGCCTGCTCAACTGTCCGGGGGCCAGCGCCAGCGAGTCGCTCTAGCGCGTGCCTTGATTCGCGATCCCGAGATTTATCTCCTCGATGAACCGATGAGCAATCTCGATGCTCAGCTTCGAGAAGACATTCGGCCTGAACTGAGACGTCTGGTCCTCGAGCAGCAGAAACCAACCATCTACGTCACCCATGATCAACATGAGGCTATGGCGATGGCACAGAAAATCGCAGTGCTGAATCAAGGCAAGATTGAACAAATTGACACGCCATACACCCTTTACACCAACCCCTCCACGTTGTTTGTGGCACGGTTTATCGGCAGGCCCCAGATCAACTGTTTGCGTCCCCAACATGGTCGTATTCGTGCAATCAGGCCTGAGAACGTTCGTTTCAGCTCTTCAGGTCTTCGTTGCAAGGTGCAGTCAAGAGAATGGTTGGGAAATTCGCAATTGTTGTTTCTCGAAAGTGAAGAAGGCATCTTGCGCATGTTGACCCAACCCGATGCATCCGTTCCCGACAGTGGTCAGATCACCTGGGATCAGAGCGATGTGTTGCACTTCGATGCAACCTCTGGTGCCAGATTTGCTTCTAGCAACCCTTCAAAAGGCTCTTAA
- the csaB gene encoding polysaccharide pyruvyl transferase CsaB gives MVALRVADKAKVLLCGYYGEHNLGDDALLQVLVSQLPDAWHPVITARDHQAAAALVPGASIVNRRSLSETIRALKHVDALVLGGGSLLQDGTSFKSLLYYLIVLWSARWKRIPIILWGQGLGPLRRQWSRWCVRATLSRIRAVSWRDPASLHQAQQWRLGMPMVMGPDPVWCHPAPVWSGGQDLVLCLRPTPLLNTQGWQVLLQALDHFSAQSDAKVIWLAFHGDQDAALWNELDQQGLIPVDLRERSLQMRADSLDQVQHLFSQSALVIAMRLHALILAATTGCPTAALSYDPKVKAAAQLADLPWLNLADPLDVQAMTRQWTAARQHPASRSTIQQLRETADVHRTLLLEHLQEIHQHLQ, from the coding sequence GTGGTAGCGCTTCGCGTTGCGGACAAGGCGAAGGTGCTCCTTTGTGGTTATTACGGTGAGCACAACCTTGGCGATGATGCCCTCCTTCAGGTGCTCGTCTCCCAACTTCCGGACGCATGGCATCCGGTGATCACGGCAAGAGATCACCAAGCTGCTGCTGCCCTGGTTCCGGGAGCGTCCATCGTCAATCGCCGCTCCCTGTCAGAAACCATTCGCGCTCTCAAGCACGTTGATGCGCTCGTGCTGGGAGGCGGAAGCTTGTTGCAGGACGGCACCAGTTTCAAAAGCCTTCTGTATTACCTGATCGTTCTGTGGTCAGCCCGCTGGAAGCGCATCCCGATCATTCTTTGGGGACAAGGACTGGGTCCTTTGCGCCGCCAGTGGAGCCGATGGTGTGTTCGGGCAACGTTGAGCAGAATCCGCGCGGTCTCCTGGAGAGACCCCGCCTCGTTGCATCAAGCCCAACAATGGCGATTGGGCATGCCGATGGTGATGGGGCCGGATCCGGTCTGGTGCCATCCGGCACCCGTCTGGTCGGGTGGCCAGGACCTGGTTCTTTGCCTCAGACCCACTCCGCTGCTGAACACGCAGGGTTGGCAGGTGTTGTTGCAAGCCTTGGATCACTTCAGCGCCCAATCAGACGCAAAGGTGATCTGGCTTGCTTTCCATGGGGATCAGGATGCAGCGTTATGGAATGAGCTCGATCAGCAAGGTCTCATTCCAGTCGATCTGCGCGAACGTTCGCTGCAAATGCGCGCTGATTCACTCGACCAGGTTCAGCATCTGTTCAGTCAGTCAGCGCTTGTGATCGCCATGCGATTGCATGCATTGATTCTTGCTGCCACAACGGGATGCCCAACAGCAGCACTCAGCTATGACCCAAAAGTGAAGGCCGCTGCTCAATTGGCCGATTTGCCTTGGTTGAACCTGGCAGATCCACTCGACGTCCAAGCAATGACGCGCCAATGGACTGCCGCAAGACAACATCCAGCGTCAAGGTCAACCATCCAACAGCTGCGTGAAACAGCAGATGTGCATCGCACACTGCTTTTGGAACATCTGCAGGAGATCCATCAACACTTGCAGTGA
- a CDS encoding DUF2499 domain-containing protein has translation MHALSLGTWWIHWASVAEWLVAIVLIQRFRSETTGTSTQRIAWAMLPALISAMAACTWHLYDNSESLRWLVTVQASLTLLGNVLLAWAAWTLPAPSVHEEQS, from the coding sequence ATGCACGCGCTCTCGCTGGGCACCTGGTGGATTCATTGGGCCTCAGTGGCTGAATGGTTAGTCGCCATCGTGTTGATCCAACGCTTCCGATCCGAGACAACCGGAACCTCAACGCAGCGCATCGCCTGGGCCATGTTGCCTGCGTTGATCAGCGCAATGGCAGCCTGCACCTGGCATCTCTACGACAACAGCGAAAGTCTGCGCTGGCTGGTGACAGTGCAAGCCTCGCTCACGCTTTTGGGGAATGTGCTGCTGGCGTGGGCTGCCTGGACTCTTCCGGCTCCTTCCGTGCATGAGGAGCAGTCTTGA
- a CDS encoding DUF3593 domain-containing protein produces the protein MPDFDPSPLFALSLFPYLVFLYHLGKKRLLPALSRRGFQLTLLFVAVTIVAAVIAELRFGAELVAIDPLHGGAEAFLTLSNAVIVAGLVKPQKVQ, from the coding sequence ATGCCGGATTTCGATCCCTCTCCCTTATTCGCCCTCTCGCTCTTTCCCTATCTGGTGTTTCTCTATCACCTCGGGAAAAAGCGTTTGCTTCCAGCACTCAGCCGTCGTGGTTTTCAATTGACCCTGCTGTTTGTTGCCGTCACCATCGTGGCTGCTGTGATTGCTGAGCTTCGCTTTGGCGCCGAACTTGTGGCCATTGATCCGCTCCATGGCGGTGCCGAGGCTTTTCTCACCCTCAGCAACGCTGTGATTGTCGCCGGACTGGTCAAACCCCAAAAGGTGCAGTGA
- the psaK gene encoding photosystem I reaction center subunit PsaK, protein MLTPLLAIAPATVSWSPKVGLVMIACNVIAIGIGKATIKHPNVGAKLPNDAFFGGMSHASLLATTSLGHMIGIGAILGLATRGVL, encoded by the coding sequence ATGCTCACTCCTCTTCTGGCCATTGCGCCCGCCACGGTTTCCTGGTCTCCGAAAGTGGGCCTTGTCATGATTGCCTGCAACGTGATTGCCATCGGTATTGGCAAGGCCACGATCAAGCACCCGAATGTTGGCGCGAAGCTGCCTAACGATGCCTTTTTCGGGGGCATGAGCCACGCTTCATTGCTGGCCACCACAAGCCTTGGTCACATGATCGGCATTGGAGCGATTCTCGGACTCGCAACCCGCGGCGTCCTCTGA
- the dxs gene encoding 1-deoxy-D-xylulose-5-phosphate synthase: MHLRDLSHPNQLHGLSASELEEVAAQIRQRHLEVVSNSGGHLGPGLGVVELTLALYQTLDLDRDRVVWDVGHQAYPHKLITGRYGNFDSLRQKGGVAGYLKRCESSFDHFGAGHASTSISAALGMAMARDRQGDNYKCVAVIGDGALTGGMALEAINHAGHMPDTPLLVVLNDNDMSISPPVGALSSHLNRMRLSPPMQFISGSVEESMRHLPFMGGDLPAELNRLKGSMRRLAVPKVGAVFEELGFTYMGPIDGHDISEMTRTFQEAHRVGGPVLVHVLTTKGKGYPYAEADQVGYHAQSAFDLSTGKARPSKTPKPPSYSKVFGQTLVKICEQDPKVIGITAAMATGTGLDLLQKALPDQYVDVGIAEQHAVTLAAGMACDGLRPVVAIYSTFLQRAFDQLIHDVGIQKLPVTFVLDRAGIVGADGPTHQGQYDISYMRAIPNFTVMAPKDEAELQRMLVSSLQHDGPCAIRIPRGPGEGMPLMEEGWEPLPIGCGEVLRSGDDLLIVAYGAMNAKALATAELLQQQGIKCTVVNARFLRPLDTALIHPLAQRIGRVVTMEEGAIQGGFGSAVLESLQDADLQLPVMRIGIPDVMVDHATPQQSFEALGLLPDQMAERIKLRFKLSASSSQDTAESNAQVSSVAT; the protein is encoded by the coding sequence ATGCACCTGCGCGATCTGTCGCATCCCAACCAGCTGCATGGCCTCAGCGCAAGCGAGCTGGAAGAGGTCGCGGCGCAGATCCGACAGCGTCATCTCGAAGTTGTGTCGAACAGCGGAGGCCATCTCGGGCCGGGCCTCGGGGTGGTTGAACTCACCCTTGCTCTGTATCAGACGCTTGATCTGGATCGTGATCGTGTGGTCTGGGACGTCGGCCACCAGGCCTATCCCCACAAATTGATCACTGGCCGCTACGGCAATTTCGATTCCCTGAGACAAAAAGGAGGGGTCGCCGGTTACCTAAAACGTTGCGAAAGCAGCTTTGATCATTTCGGTGCAGGCCACGCCAGCACATCCATTTCGGCGGCCCTGGGTATGGCCATGGCCCGAGACCGTCAAGGTGACAACTACAAGTGCGTTGCTGTCATTGGTGATGGTGCCCTCACCGGTGGCATGGCCTTGGAGGCCATCAACCATGCCGGCCACATGCCGGATACACCCTTGCTGGTGGTGCTCAACGACAACGACATGTCGATCTCACCTCCAGTGGGTGCTCTGTCCAGTCATTTGAATCGCATGCGGCTGAGTCCGCCCATGCAATTTATTTCAGGCAGCGTTGAGGAGAGCATGCGGCATCTCCCTTTCATGGGTGGTGATCTTCCTGCCGAATTGAACCGTCTCAAGGGCAGCATGCGCCGTTTGGCTGTGCCCAAGGTCGGGGCGGTGTTTGAAGAACTGGGCTTCACCTACATGGGTCCCATCGACGGACACGACATCTCCGAGATGACTCGCACCTTCCAGGAGGCCCATCGCGTGGGCGGTCCAGTTTTGGTGCATGTCCTCACCACCAAGGGCAAGGGTTACCCCTATGCCGAGGCTGACCAGGTCGGCTATCACGCGCAATCGGCATTTGATTTGAGTACCGGCAAAGCCCGCCCCAGCAAAACACCCAAGCCACCCAGTTACAGCAAGGTGTTCGGACAGACGTTGGTCAAGATCTGTGAGCAGGATCCGAAAGTGATCGGCATCACGGCGGCGATGGCCACAGGCACCGGTCTGGATCTCCTTCAGAAGGCTCTCCCAGATCAATACGTGGATGTGGGAATCGCCGAGCAGCATGCCGTCACCTTGGCTGCAGGAATGGCCTGCGATGGTCTGCGCCCTGTGGTGGCCATCTACAGCACGTTCCTGCAGCGTGCTTTTGATCAGCTCATTCACGACGTCGGCATCCAGAAGCTGCCTGTCACCTTTGTGCTCGATCGAGCCGGCATCGTCGGTGCTGACGGCCCCACGCATCAGGGTCAGTACGACATCAGCTACATGCGAGCCATCCCCAATTTCACGGTGATGGCTCCCAAGGATGAAGCGGAACTACAGCGCATGCTGGTGAGTTCACTTCAGCACGATGGTCCCTGCGCGATCCGCATTCCTCGCGGTCCTGGTGAAGGGATGCCGTTGATGGAGGAGGGCTGGGAACCCCTACCAATCGGTTGCGGTGAAGTCCTCCGCAGTGGCGATGACCTCCTGATCGTGGCCTATGGCGCCATGAATGCCAAAGCGTTGGCAACCGCTGAGCTTCTGCAGCAACAGGGCATTAAGTGCACGGTGGTTAATGCTCGTTTCCTGAGGCCTCTCGACACGGCATTGATTCATCCACTGGCCCAACGCATCGGTCGTGTTGTGACCATGGAAGAGGGAGCGATTCAAGGCGGCTTTGGGTCTGCTGTTCTTGAATCTCTGCAAGATGCGGATCTTCAGCTGCCTGTGATGCGCATTGGCATTCCCGATGTGATGGTTGATCACGCGACGCCACAACAGAGTTTTGAGGCCCTCGGGCTGTTGCCGGATCAGATGGCTGAACGCATCAAACTTCGCTTCAAGCTTTCAGCATCCAGCTCCCAAGACACCGCAGAGTCCAATGCGCAAGTGTCGTCCGTCGCGACCTGA